The Meriones unguiculatus strain TT.TT164.6M chromosome 1, Bangor_MerUng_6.1, whole genome shotgun sequence genome has a segment encoding these proteins:
- the Lsmem1 gene encoding leucine-rich single-pass membrane protein 1, translating into MSHSSQGAGSHGTHEEGKLYVVDSINDLNKLNLCPTESQHLFSLEEKTANAGTTPGNGSRGLFFVGLLLVLMVSLALVFFAIFLIIQTGSKMEDVSRRLTAEGKDIDDLKKINSMIVKRLSQLDSGQD; encoded by the exons ATGTCTCAttcctcccagggtgctgggtcTCATGGCACCCATGAAGAAGGCAAACTCTATGTTGTGGATTCCATAAATGACTTAAACAAACTCAATCTCTGTCCGACAGAATCACAGCATCTGTTCT CTTTAGAGGAGAAAACCGCAAATGCTGGCACAACCCCAGGAAATGGAAGCCGGGGTCTGTTTTTCGTGGGGCTGCTCCTGGTGCTGATGGTCAGCTTGGCTCTGGTCTTCTTTGCCATCTTCCTCATAA TTCAAACAGGAAGCAAAATGGAAGACGTGTCGCGAAGACTGACGGCCGAGGGGAAGGACATAGACGACCTCAAGAAGATCAACAGCATGATTGTGAAGCGGCTCAGCCAGCTGGACTCCGGCCAGGACTGA
- the Ifrd1 gene encoding interferon-related developmental regulator 1 isoform X2, with protein sequence MSHCSGYSDPSSFAEDGPEVLDEEGTQEDLEYKLKGLIDLTLDKSAKTRQAALEGVKNALSSKVLYEFVLERRMTLTDSIERCLKKGKSDEQRAAAALASVLCVQLGPGFESEEILKTLGPILKKIICDGTANIQARQTCATCFGVCCFIATDDITELYSTLECLENVFTKSYLKEKDSSLTSSTPNTVLHISALLAWTLLLTICPISEVKKKLELHFHKLPSLLSCDDVNMRIAAGESLALLFELARGMESDFFYEDMDSLTQMLRALATDGNKHRAKVDKRKQRSVFRDVLRAVEERDFPAETVKFGPERMYIDSWVKKHTYDTFKEVLGSGMQYHLQTNEFLRNVFELGPPVMLDAATLKTMKISRFERHLYNSAAFKARTKARSKCRDKRADVGEFF encoded by the exons ATGAGCCACTGCAGTGGCTATAGTGATCCTTCCAGCTTTGCTGAGGACG GACCAGAAGTCCTTGATGAGGAAGGAACTCAAGAAGACTTAGAGTACAAGTTGAAGGGATTAATTGACTTAACCCTTGATAAGAG TGCGAAGACAAGACAGGCAGCTCTTGAAGGTGTTAAAAATGCACTGTCTTCAAAAGTGTTGTATGAGTTTGTTCTCGAGAGAAGAATGACTTTAACTGATAGCATTGAGCGCTGTCTGAAAAAAG GAAAGAGTGATGAGCAGCGTGCAGCTGCAGCGCTAGCGTCTGTTCTTTGTGTTCAGCTGGGCCCTGGATTCGAAAGTGAAGAGATTTTAAAGACTCTGGGACCAatcctaaagaagataatttgTGATGGAACAGCTAATATCCAGGCGAGGCAGACT tgTGCAACATGCTTTGGCGTTTGCTGTTTTATCGCCACAGATGACATCACT GAGCTGTATTCAACTCTGGAGTGCTTGGAAAATGTCTTCACTAAGTCCTATCTTAAGGAAAAAGACAGCAGTTTAACTAGCAGCACCCCTAATACAGTGCTTCACATCAGCGCGCTTCTTGCGTGGACACTGTTACTGACCATATGCCCAATCAGTGAGGTGAAGAAAAAGCTGGAGCT GCATTTCCATAAACTTCCAAGCCTCCTTTCTTGTGATGATGTAAACATGAGAATTGCTGCTGGCGAATCTTTGGCACTTCTGTTTGAATTGGCCAGAGGAATGGAGAGT GACTTTTTTTATGAAGACATGGATTCTTTGACCCAGATGCTCCGGGCTCTAGCTACAGATGGAAATAAGCATCGTGCCAAAGTGGACAAGAGAAAGCAGCGCTCTGTCTTCAGAGATGTGCTGAGGGCTGTGGAG GAACGGGATTTTCCAGCAGAAACTGTTAAGTTTGGTCCTGAACGCATGTATATTGATAGCTGGGTCAAAAAACACACGTATGACACCTTTAAGGAGGTTCTTGGATCAGGGATGCAGTACCACTTGCAG acAAATGAATTCCTTCGAAATGTATTTGAGCTTGGACCCCCTGTGATGCTTGATGCTGCAACACTTAAGACCATGAAGATTTCTCGTTTTGAAAgg cATTTATATAACTCCGCAGCTTTCAAAGCTCGAACAAAAGCCCGAAGCAAATGCCGAGATAAGAGAGCAGATGTTGGAGAATTCTTCTAG
- the Ifrd1 gene encoding interferon-related developmental regulator 1 isoform X1, giving the protein MPKNKKRNAPHRGGGGGGGSGAATSAATAGGPHRTVQPFSDEDASIETMSHCSGYSDPSSFAEDGPEVLDEEGTQEDLEYKLKGLIDLTLDKSAKTRQAALEGVKNALSSKVLYEFVLERRMTLTDSIERCLKKGKSDEQRAAAALASVLCVQLGPGFESEEILKTLGPILKKIICDGTANIQARQTCATCFGVCCFIATDDITELYSTLECLENVFTKSYLKEKDSSLTSSTPNTVLHISALLAWTLLLTICPISEVKKKLELHFHKLPSLLSCDDVNMRIAAGESLALLFELARGMESDFFYEDMDSLTQMLRALATDGNKHRAKVDKRKQRSVFRDVLRAVEERDFPAETVKFGPERMYIDSWVKKHTYDTFKEVLGSGMQYHLQTNEFLRNVFELGPPVMLDAATLKTMKISRFERHLYNSAAFKARTKARSKCRDKRADVGEFF; this is encoded by the exons ATGCCGAAGAACAAGAAGCGGAACGCTCCCCACCGCGGTGGCGGGGGTGGCGGCGGCTCCGGGGCAGCGACGTCGGCGGCCACGGCAG GTGGCCCGCATCGGACTGTTCAGCCTTTCAGTGATGAAGACGCATCCATTGAAACAATGAGCCACTGCAGTGGCTATAGTGATCCTTCCAGCTTTGCTGAGGACG GACCAGAAGTCCTTGATGAGGAAGGAACTCAAGAAGACTTAGAGTACAAGTTGAAGGGATTAATTGACTTAACCCTTGATAAGAG TGCGAAGACAAGACAGGCAGCTCTTGAAGGTGTTAAAAATGCACTGTCTTCAAAAGTGTTGTATGAGTTTGTTCTCGAGAGAAGAATGACTTTAACTGATAGCATTGAGCGCTGTCTGAAAAAAG GAAAGAGTGATGAGCAGCGTGCAGCTGCAGCGCTAGCGTCTGTTCTTTGTGTTCAGCTGGGCCCTGGATTCGAAAGTGAAGAGATTTTAAAGACTCTGGGACCAatcctaaagaagataatttgTGATGGAACAGCTAATATCCAGGCGAGGCAGACT tgTGCAACATGCTTTGGCGTTTGCTGTTTTATCGCCACAGATGACATCACT GAGCTGTATTCAACTCTGGAGTGCTTGGAAAATGTCTTCACTAAGTCCTATCTTAAGGAAAAAGACAGCAGTTTAACTAGCAGCACCCCTAATACAGTGCTTCACATCAGCGCGCTTCTTGCGTGGACACTGTTACTGACCATATGCCCAATCAGTGAGGTGAAGAAAAAGCTGGAGCT GCATTTCCATAAACTTCCAAGCCTCCTTTCTTGTGATGATGTAAACATGAGAATTGCTGCTGGCGAATCTTTGGCACTTCTGTTTGAATTGGCCAGAGGAATGGAGAGT GACTTTTTTTATGAAGACATGGATTCTTTGACCCAGATGCTCCGGGCTCTAGCTACAGATGGAAATAAGCATCGTGCCAAAGTGGACAAGAGAAAGCAGCGCTCTGTCTTCAGAGATGTGCTGAGGGCTGTGGAG GAACGGGATTTTCCAGCAGAAACTGTTAAGTTTGGTCCTGAACGCATGTATATTGATAGCTGGGTCAAAAAACACACGTATGACACCTTTAAGGAGGTTCTTGGATCAGGGATGCAGTACCACTTGCAG acAAATGAATTCCTTCGAAATGTATTTGAGCTTGGACCCCCTGTGATGCTTGATGCTGCAACACTTAAGACCATGAAGATTTCTCGTTTTGAAAgg cATTTATATAACTCCGCAGCTTTCAAAGCTCGAACAAAAGCCCGAAGCAAATGCCGAGATAAGAGAGCAGATGTTGGAGAATTCTTCTAG
- the LOC132647245 gene encoding uncharacterized LOC128031837 homolog, with protein sequence MYRFRSQLFTGISAAAAAASHPRRSSPLLLARESPLSRPPHRRTSRQCSSIG encoded by the coding sequence ATGTATCGTTTCCGCTCGCAGCTCTTCACGGGGATttctgctgccgccgccgccgcctctcACCCGCGCCGCTCCTCGCCCCTCTTGTTAGCCCGAGAGTCGCCTCTCAGCCGCCCGCCGCACAGACGCACGAGTAGACAGTGCAGCTCCATCGGCTGA